A window from Micromonospora terminaliae encodes these proteins:
- a CDS encoding PfkB family carbohydrate kinase, whose translation MTRPLVVVGDALLDRDVTGVVGRVAPDAPVPVLDERSAADRPGGAGLAALLAAAQGTEVALVTGLADDAGAARLTDLLTGAGVDIYPIPLPGATAEKIRLRAGGQTLLRLDRGGDPQPPGEPPEAVLELLARARAILVSDYGRGLLRQPALRAALADATAPVVWDPHPRGPAAVPGVRLATPNLAELRQLTGDAGAGSALSTATRAGQELRRRWRAGAVAVTTGADGAVLCHSGSAPLVVSPPSTLEHVEDTCGAGDRFAATAALALAAGASVAEAVQAAVEAASAYVAAGGAAGLHRVPEQPRPVAAARTAEELVATVRADGGTVVATGGCFDILHAGHLATLQAARRLGDCLVVCLNSDRSVRGLKGPERPVNPEADRVRLLAALDCVDAVVVFDEPTPHQVLARLRPEVWVKGGDYAGEGAPELPEAELVRRWGGRVVTVPFLAGRSTTGTISAARQRGLHLVKGAV comes from the coding sequence GTGACCCGCCCGCTCGTCGTGGTCGGCGACGCGCTGCTGGACCGGGACGTCACCGGCGTGGTCGGCCGGGTCGCCCCGGACGCGCCGGTGCCGGTGCTCGACGAACGGTCCGCCGCCGACCGGCCGGGCGGGGCCGGCCTGGCCGCGCTGCTCGCGGCCGCGCAGGGGACCGAGGTGGCGCTGGTGACCGGGCTGGCCGACGACGCCGGCGCGGCCCGGCTCACGGACCTGCTCACCGGGGCGGGCGTCGACATCTACCCGATCCCGCTGCCCGGAGCCACGGCCGAGAAGATCCGGCTCCGCGCGGGCGGGCAGACCCTGCTCCGGCTGGACCGGGGCGGCGACCCCCAGCCACCGGGCGAGCCGCCGGAGGCGGTGCTGGAGCTGCTGGCCCGGGCCCGGGCGATCCTGGTGAGCGACTACGGTCGCGGGCTGCTCCGGCAGCCGGCGCTGCGGGCGGCACTGGCCGACGCCACCGCCCCGGTGGTCTGGGACCCGCACCCGCGTGGCCCCGCCGCGGTGCCCGGGGTCCGGCTGGCCACGCCCAACCTGGCCGAACTGCGCCAGCTCACCGGCGACGCGGGGGCCGGGTCGGCGCTCTCCACCGCCACCCGCGCCGGGCAGGAGCTGCGCCGCCGGTGGCGGGCCGGCGCGGTCGCCGTGACCACGGGGGCGGACGGCGCGGTGCTCTGCCACTCCGGCAGCGCCCCGCTGGTCGTGTCGCCGCCGTCCACCCTGGAGCACGTCGAGGACACCTGCGGCGCCGGGGACCGGTTCGCCGCCACCGCCGCGCTGGCGCTGGCCGCCGGCGCGTCGGTCGCCGAGGCGGTGCAGGCGGCGGTCGAGGCCGCGTCCGCGTACGTGGCCGCCGGTGGGGCGGCCGGCCTGCACCGGGTGCCGGAGCAGCCGCGGCCGGTGGCGGCCGCGCGCACCGCCGAGGAACTGGTCGCGACGGTACGCGCCGACGGCGGCACCGTGGTGGCCACCGGCGGCTGCTTCGACATCCTGCACGCCGGTCACCTGGCCACCCTCCAGGCGGCCCGCCGCCTCGGCGACTGCCTGGTGGTCTGCCTCAACTCCGACCGCAGCGTCCGGGGCCTCAAGGGGCCCGAGCGCCCGGTCAACCCGGAGGCGGACCGGGTGCGGCTGCTGGCCGCCCTGGACTGCGTCGACGCGGTGGTGGTCTTCGACGAGCCCACCCCGCACCAGGTGCTCGCCCGGCTCCGCCCAGAGGTCTGGGTCAAGGGCGGCGACTACGCCGGCGAGGGCGCCCCCGAGCTGCCCGAGGCGGAGCTGGTACGCCGCTGGGGCGGGCGGGTCGTCACCGTGCCCTTCCTGGCCGGGCGGTCGACCACGGGCACCATCTCGGCCGCGCGCCAGCGCGGTCTCCACCTCGTCAAGGGAGCGGTATGA
- a CDS encoding SIS domain-containing protein — MTHHDTLDAHLSGLAAALLPYRREAERLAGWGTELAWTLARGGRLLVAGNGGSAAEAQHLTAELVGKLRDDREPLSAIALHAETSALTAIGNDYGYDEVFARQVRAHGRPDDILLLMSTSGTSTNLLTAAQAGHDTGLRCWAFTGPAPNPLADRCHEVLAVPSPDSQVVQELHLVSTHLLCEYVDQALPLIRQLPTASVPAPRAGTFARWAPPPVAAGKGRDGANGHSTNGHSTNGHGSTGTGWVRS, encoded by the coding sequence ATGACCCACCACGACACCCTCGACGCCCACCTCTCGGGGCTGGCCGCGGCGCTGCTGCCCTACCGCCGGGAGGCCGAACGGCTCGCGGGCTGGGGCACCGAGCTGGCGTGGACGCTGGCCCGGGGTGGGCGGCTGCTGGTCGCCGGCAACGGCGGCAGCGCCGCCGAAGCCCAGCACCTCACCGCCGAACTCGTCGGCAAACTCCGCGACGACCGCGAACCCCTGTCCGCCATCGCCCTGCACGCCGAAACCTCCGCCCTCACCGCCATCGGCAACGACTACGGCTACGACGAGGTCTTCGCCCGCCAGGTCCGCGCCCACGGCCGACCCGACGACATCCTCCTGCTCATGTCCACCAGCGGCACCAGCACCAACCTCCTCACCGCCGCCCAGGCCGGCCACGACACCGGCCTGCGCTGCTGGGCCTTCACCGGCCCCGCCCCCAACCCGCTCGCCGACCGGTGCCACGAGGTGCTCGCCGTGCCGTCCCCCGACAGCCAGGTGGTGCAGGAGCTGCACCTGGTTTCCACGCACCTGCTCTGCGAGTACGTCGACCAGGCGCTGCCACTGATCCGGCAGCTGCCGACCGCGTCCGTCCCCGCGCCCCGGGCCGGCACCTTCGCCCGCTGGGCGCCGCCACCCGTCGCCGCCGGCAAGGGCCGGGACGGCGCCAACGGACACTCGACCAACGGACACTCGACCAACGGGCACGGGTCGACCGGCACCGGGTGGGTACGGTCGTGA
- a CDS encoding glycosyltransferase, which yields MRIAMISEHASPLAVLGEEDAGGQNTHVAELAAALVGEGHDVRVYTRRDSTALPDAVSTADGYQVCHVPAGPARRVPKDELLPYMGEFGSWLADTWRRGGWTPDVAHAHFWMSGLATVHAGRRTGVPTVLTYHALGTVKRRHQGAKDTSPPGRVGYERTLGRAVDRVIVQCEDEVAELVRMGVPRSRMALVPSGVNQSVFRPDGPVAPRDPARPRILTVGRMVERKGFLEVVRALPAVPDAECVVVGGPPADLLPADAFARRLSALADACGVADRVKLVGAVPREEMGAWYRSADVLVAAPWYEPFGLTPLEGMACGVPVIGTNVGGIADTVVDGLTGDLVPPRDPRALGTALRRLLADKVRRFTYATAALDRIRSRYSWKRCAEQLGAVYSALATVSRPAPAVA from the coding sequence ATGCGCATCGCGATGATTTCGGAGCACGCCAGCCCGCTCGCCGTCCTCGGCGAGGAGGATGCCGGCGGCCAGAACACCCACGTGGCGGAACTCGCGGCCGCGCTGGTCGGCGAGGGGCACGACGTCCGCGTCTACACCCGCCGCGACTCCACCGCCCTGCCCGACGCGGTGTCCACGGCGGACGGCTACCAGGTGTGCCACGTGCCGGCCGGTCCGGCGCGACGGGTGCCGAAGGACGAACTGCTCCCGTACATGGGTGAGTTCGGCAGCTGGCTGGCAGACACCTGGCGGCGCGGCGGCTGGACCCCGGACGTGGCGCACGCGCACTTCTGGATGAGCGGGCTGGCCACCGTGCACGCGGGCCGGCGGACCGGGGTGCCGACGGTGCTCACGTACCACGCGCTGGGCACGGTCAAGCGCCGGCACCAGGGCGCGAAGGACACCAGTCCACCAGGGCGGGTCGGCTACGAGCGGACGCTCGGCCGGGCCGTGGACCGGGTCATCGTGCAGTGCGAGGACGAGGTCGCCGAGCTGGTCCGGATGGGCGTGCCCCGGTCCCGGATGGCGCTGGTCCCGTCCGGCGTCAACCAGTCGGTGTTCCGGCCCGACGGCCCGGTCGCCCCGCGTGACCCGGCCCGCCCCCGCATCCTCACGGTCGGCCGGATGGTCGAGCGCAAGGGCTTCCTGGAGGTGGTCCGGGCGCTGCCCGCGGTGCCGGACGCCGAGTGCGTGGTGGTCGGCGGCCCGCCGGCCGACCTCCTCCCCGCCGACGCGTTCGCCCGGCGGCTGTCCGCGCTGGCCGACGCGTGCGGCGTGGCCGACCGGGTGAAGCTGGTCGGCGCGGTGCCGCGCGAGGAGATGGGCGCCTGGTACCGGTCGGCGGACGTTCTGGTGGCCGCCCCCTGGTACGAGCCGTTCGGGCTCACCCCCCTCGAAGGGATGGCCTGTGGCGTGCCGGTGATCGGCACCAACGTCGGCGGCATCGCGGACACCGTCGTCGACGGGCTCACCGGCGACCTGGTGCCGCCGCGCGATCCCCGCGCGCTCGGCACCGCCCTGCGCCGGCTGCTCGCCGACAAGGTCCGCCGCTTCACGTACGCCACGGCGGCGTTGGACCGGATCCGCAGCCGGTACTCCTGGAAGCGCTGCGCCGAACAGCTCGGCGCGGTCTACTCGGCGCTGGCCACGGTGTCCCGGCCCGCGCCGGCGGTGGCCTGA
- a CDS encoding glycosyltransferase, which produces MNVLVWHVHGSWTTSFVHGRHRYLVPVTPDRGPYGLGRARTYTWPDNAVEVTPEELGRTEVDLVILQRPEELDLAERWLGRRPGRDVPAVYVEHNTPKGDVPDTRHPMADRDDLLLTHVTHFNELFWDNGDTRTAVVEHGIVPPRVEWTGELDRLAVVTNEPVRRWRVTGTDLMPRFAAAAPLDVFGMGVAGLPDRLGLPADRLAVHDDVPQDRMHTEVARRRAYLHLCRWTSLGLSLIEAMTIGMPVVALATTEAVDAVPPDAGVLATRVDTLVEAARWLAEDRDAAYRLGARAREVTKERFGLDRFLADWDRIMEEETCASR; this is translated from the coding sequence ATGAACGTTCTTGTGTGGCACGTGCACGGCTCCTGGACGACGTCGTTCGTGCACGGGAGACACCGGTACCTGGTGCCGGTCACGCCCGACCGCGGCCCGTACGGGCTGGGCCGGGCGCGGACCTACACCTGGCCGGACAACGCCGTCGAGGTGACCCCGGAGGAGCTGGGGCGGACCGAGGTCGACCTCGTGATCCTGCAACGGCCCGAGGAGCTGGACCTGGCCGAACGGTGGCTGGGTCGCCGGCCCGGCCGGGACGTGCCGGCCGTCTACGTCGAGCACAACACCCCGAAGGGCGACGTGCCGGACACCCGCCACCCCATGGCCGACCGCGACGACCTGCTGCTCACCCACGTCACCCACTTCAACGAGCTGTTCTGGGACAACGGCGACACCCGCACCGCGGTCGTCGAGCACGGCATCGTGCCGCCCAGGGTGGAGTGGACCGGCGAGCTGGACCGCCTCGCGGTGGTCACCAACGAGCCGGTCCGCCGCTGGCGGGTCACCGGCACCGACCTCATGCCACGCTTCGCCGCCGCCGCCCCGCTGGACGTCTTCGGCATGGGGGTTGCCGGGCTGCCCGACCGGCTCGGCCTGCCGGCGGACCGGCTGGCGGTCCACGACGACGTGCCGCAGGACCGGATGCACACCGAGGTGGCGCGGCGGCGGGCGTACCTGCACCTGTGCCGGTGGACCTCGCTCGGGCTGAGCCTCATCGAGGCCATGACCATCGGCATGCCGGTGGTCGCGCTGGCCACCACCGAGGCCGTGGACGCCGTGCCGCCCGACGCCGGTGTGCTCGCCACCCGGGTGGACACGCTCGTCGAGGCGGCCCGGTGGCTCGCCGAGGACCGCGACGCCGCGTACCGGCTGGGTGCGCGGGCGCGCGAGGTGACGAAGGAACGCTTCGGGCTCGACCGGTTCCTCGCCGACTGGGACCGGATCATGGAGGAGGAGACATGCGCATCGCGATGA
- a CDS encoding HAD-IIIA family hydrolase: MTPLYDAVLLDRDGTLVEDVPYNGDPEKVRPLPGAREALDRLRAAGLRLAVVTNQSGLARGYFTERQMHAVHARIGELLGPFDHWAICPHDDTDGCACRKPAPGLVHEAARALGTVPRRCVLVGDIGRDMAAALAAGATGILVPTPVTRPEEVAEAPAVAWDLPGAVAEILRRDRAVRPVVARAGRAGTVLVVRSDSAGDVLVTGPGIRAVAAGAERVVLLCGPRGRAAAELLPGVDEIIEWPLPWIDGSPEPVDPDDMRRLTARLTDVGADEAVVFTSFHQSPLPLALLLRMAGVPRISAISDDYPGSLLDVRHRVPVGVPEPERAVSLAAAAGFALPAGDEPVLRLRADLPAPAVDLPAAGYVVVHPGSSVPARACPPARCAEIVAALAADGHRVLVTGGPGERELTARVAAAGGTDLGGATDLAGLARIVAGARCLVVGNTGPAHLAAAAGTPVVSLFAPTVPFGQWGPYRVPTVRLGDVSAACRDTRAAVCPVAGHPCLGGVDPAAVVAAVRRLAPG; the protein is encoded by the coding sequence CTGACCCCCCTGTACGACGCGGTGCTGCTCGACCGCGACGGCACCCTGGTCGAGGACGTGCCCTACAACGGCGACCCGGAGAAGGTCCGGCCGCTGCCCGGCGCCCGGGAGGCGCTGGACCGGCTGCGCGCGGCCGGGCTCCGGCTGGCCGTGGTGACCAACCAGTCCGGGCTGGCCCGCGGATACTTCACCGAGCGGCAGATGCACGCGGTGCACGCCCGCATCGGGGAGCTGCTCGGCCCCTTCGACCACTGGGCGATCTGCCCGCACGACGACACCGACGGCTGCGCCTGCCGCAAGCCGGCCCCGGGGCTGGTGCACGAGGCGGCCCGGGCGCTCGGCACCGTGCCCCGGCGCTGCGTGCTGGTCGGCGACATCGGCCGCGACATGGCCGCCGCGCTCGCCGCCGGGGCCACCGGAATCCTGGTGCCCACCCCGGTCACCCGGCCCGAGGAGGTCGCCGAGGCGCCGGCCGTCGCCTGGGACCTGCCCGGCGCGGTGGCCGAGATCCTGCGCCGGGACCGGGCGGTGCGACCGGTGGTGGCGCGGGCCGGACGGGCCGGCACGGTGCTGGTGGTACGCAGCGACTCGGCCGGCGACGTGCTGGTCACCGGCCCCGGGATCCGCGCGGTGGCGGCCGGGGCGGAACGGGTGGTGCTGCTCTGCGGGCCACGCGGCCGGGCCGCGGCGGAGCTGCTGCCCGGCGTCGACGAGATCATCGAGTGGCCGCTGCCCTGGATCGACGGTTCCCCCGAGCCGGTCGACCCCGACGACATGCGCCGGCTCACCGCCCGGCTCACCGACGTGGGCGCCGACGAGGCGGTCGTGTTCACCTCGTTCCACCAGTCGCCGCTCCCCCTGGCGCTGCTGCTGCGGATGGCGGGTGTGCCCCGGATCAGCGCCATCAGTGACGACTACCCCGGCTCCCTGCTCGACGTCCGGCACCGGGTGCCGGTCGGGGTGCCCGAGCCGGAGCGGGCGGTGTCCCTGGCCGCCGCGGCCGGTTTCGCCCTGCCCGCCGGTGACGAGCCGGTACTGCGCCTCCGCGCCGACCTGCCCGCGCCGGCCGTGGACCTGCCCGCCGCCGGCTACGTGGTGGTGCACCCCGGCTCCTCGGTGCCGGCCCGGGCCTGCCCGCCCGCGCGCTGCGCCGAGATCGTGGCGGCCCTCGCGGCGGACGGTCACCGGGTGCTGGTCACCGGCGGCCCCGGCGAGCGGGAGCTGACCGCCCGGGTGGCCGCCGCCGGCGGCACCGACCTGGGCGGGGCGACCGACCTGGCCGGACTCGCCCGGATCGTCGCCGGGGCCCGCTGCCTGGTCGTCGGCAACACCGGACCCGCGCACCTGGCGGCCGCCGCCGGCACCCCGGTGGTCAGCCTCTTCGCCCCGACCGTCCCGTTCGGGCAGTGGGGGCCCTACCGGGTGCCCACGGTCCGGCTCGGTGACGTCTCGGCGGCCTGCCGGGACACCCGGGCGGCCGTCTGCCCGGTCGCCGGGCACCCCTGCCTGGGCGGCGTCGACCCGGCCGCGGTGGTCGCGGCCGTCCGCCGGCTCGCCCCCGGTTGA